The sequence GAAGCGTGCAGAGCGGGACGAGGCGGCGCTGCTGGAGCGGGCGGAAGGCTGAGGTCAACCGCCACCTCGCCGCCGCTTGCCGAACCGGATTTCTCCGGTCGGCAGCGGCGGCTCGGTATTATCAGGCAGCCAGTTCCGGCGCCAACAGACCGATCTGGTCAGCATCGGCCCAGTTGCCGTGGAGGCCGAAGCGCAGGCGGATCGGGATGTTAACCGTCGCCAACGGCCCCTTTTCGATGTCGAGCGCATCGAAGATCAGGAGGTCGCTGCGGTGATCGTCCAGCCTGTTGCACACCTGGACGATCCAACCATCGCCTTCGGGTGCATTCTTGGTGCGCGGCACGAAGCACGGTTCCTGCAAGCTCGACACCGGACCGCACCACCAGTGCTGTTCGCTGCCGCTTTGAAGATCCTTGAGGAACAGGCAATTCATCAGCAGTCCGCCTGCACTGCCGCCGCGCAGTTCCACCGGGCGCTTCATATCCATTTCAAGGAACCAGCCATAGCGCGACTTCTGCCCGGCAAAACGGTCATCGATGCGCGGGAATTCGGCGGCGGTGTCCGACAACTGGACGATCTCGGCAAAGTCCTCGCCGTTGCTGGCCATGTCGACCACCCAGTCGGTCAGGTGGCTCATCGCCTCCATTCCGTTGAATGGTGCGCCGTGCACATCGGGGAAGAACGGGAACATGTTGTTCTTCGCCTCGCAGGTCAGGAAGTGGACCTTGGTCCCTTCCTGCCATGCGTTCAGGACATGCGACGCAAAACAGTTGTCGCGCTTGAACCAGCGGATATCGGCATCGGTTACCCCATCACGGCGCGGGATGATGCCCAGATGAACCGGCATCGTCGTGTCAAAGCCGAAGTGAGGCTTGCCCTGCTCCAGTCGCTCCCAGCTGCCGATCGAGGGCACGATGTGCAGGACGAGGTAATCTTCGGTGATGCCGAAGTCGTGCATCATGCAGTAGTAGGGCACCTTGAACCAGATCTCGCGGATCAGCTCGCCTTCGGGGCTGATCTCCATGTAGGTCACGTCATCGGTGCACAGTCCGCTTGCGGCATAGCCGATTGCGACCATGTTGCCGGTCTTGGGATCGATCTTGGGGTGCGCGGTGAAGGTCTGGCCGGTCATCTTGCCGCCGAACTTCTCGAACCCGAACGTCTCCATCGTCGCCGGGTCCATCACCAGCGCGGGGCTGTCCTCCTTCATCGCCCAGAGCTTCCCGGCGAAGATGAAAGCGTTGGTGTTGGCGGTGGAGCGATACTCGCCCTTCACGGACTCGTCATCGGTCAGCGGGTTGCGATAGGCACCGAACAGGCCCTTGCCCGCAGCCTTTTCCAGCTTCCACTTGTCGGTCTTGGCC is a genomic window of Novosphingobium sp. MMS21-SN21R containing:
- a CDS encoding carotenoid oxygenase family protein, with product MSQFPNTPSFTGFNTPSRIEADIADLAHEGTIPEGLNGAFYRVQPDAQFPPRLGDDIAFNGDGMITRFHIHDGQVDFRQRWAKTDKWKLEKAAGKGLFGAYRNPLTDDESVKGEYRSTANTNAFIFAGKLWAMKEDSPALVMDPATMETFGFEKFGGKMTGQTFTAHPKIDPKTGNMVAIGYAASGLCTDDVTYMEISPEGELIREIWFKVPYYCMMHDFGITEDYLVLHIVPSIGSWERLEQGKPHFGFDTTMPVHLGIIPRRDGVTDADIRWFKRDNCFASHVLNAWQEGTKVHFLTCEAKNNMFPFFPDVHGAPFNGMEAMSHLTDWVVDMASNGEDFAEIVQLSDTAAEFPRIDDRFAGQKSRYGWFLEMDMKRPVELRGGSAGGLLMNCLFLKDLQSGSEQHWWCGPVSSLQEPCFVPRTKNAPEGDGWIVQVCNRLDDHRSDLLIFDALDIEKGPLATVNIPIRLRFGLHGNWADADQIGLLAPELAA